A single Deltaproteobacteria bacterium DNA region contains:
- a CDS encoding WD40 repeat domain-containing protein, translating into MARLINILKYLAPAALILIQCNTTPASEVIDPSKIFKGHDSWVNDISAYNNTLYSVSNDGSLIEWDLKSGKIRNRIFLDKVKMLVREVVPHIYTISINKAGKLYGITSSDGYLRIRERSSHEELWKYKIEMENAYSLAFVNDHALLIGDISGTVTGVDIKKKKALYEIHAHVDAINEISLAPDGKSFATVSNDSLIRIWESSTGKRIKTIKGHKDSILSVDFSPDGTMLLTGSRDRTVRLWDVEEGDATLLHNDFSYINEVAFSPDGKRVAYQDNINNVTIKSVDTDKILYRLEGHEANVKKILFLGGAEKIITCSSDSNIIIWNTGGSK; encoded by the coding sequence ATGGCAAGGTTGATAAATATTCTGAAATATTTAGCGCCGGCAGCATTAATCCTTATCCAGTGTAATACTACCCCTGCATCTGAAGTCATCGACCCATCAAAAATATTTAAAGGCCATGACAGCTGGGTCAATGATATTTCTGCCTATAACAATACCCTTTATTCCGTTAGTAATGACGGCTCTCTCATTGAGTGGGACTTAAAAAGCGGCAAGATCAGGAACCGCATTTTTCTGGACAAAGTCAAGATGCTTGTGAGGGAGGTCGTTCCTCACATTTATACCATTTCCATAAACAAGGCAGGCAAGCTTTACGGAATCACCTCCAGTGACGGCTATCTGCGTATCCGGGAGAGGTCAAGTCATGAAGAGCTGTGGAAGTATAAAATTGAAATGGAAAATGCCTACAGCCTCGCCTTCGTAAATGATCATGCCTTGCTCATCGGTGATATTTCAGGAACGGTGACAGGTGTCGATATAAAGAAGAAAAAAGCCCTTTATGAAATTCATGCCCATGTGGATGCCATCAATGAAATAAGCCTTGCCCCTGATGGTAAAAGCTTTGCCACCGTCAGTAATGACAGCCTCATAAGGATCTGGGAATCCTCGACAGGCAAGCGAATTAAAACCATTAAAGGGCATAAAGATTCAATATTATCAGTCGATTTTTCCCCTGATGGAACAATGCTCCTTACCGGAAGCAGGGACAGGACAGTCCGGCTTTGGGATGTTGAAGAAGGAGATGCCACGCTGCTGCACAACGATTTTTCTTATATCAATGAAGTTGCTTTTTCTCCTGATGGGAAGCGGGTTGCCTATCAGGACAATATTAATAATGTGACGATTAAGTCTGTTGATACCGATAAAATTCTCTACAGGCTTGAAGGGCACGAGGCAAATGTAAAAAAAATTCTATTTTTGGGAGGTGCTGAAAAGATAATAACCTGCAGTTCAGATTCAAATATCATCATTTGGAATACAGGAGGTAGTAAATGA
- a CDS encoding chaperone NapD has protein sequence MNISGVIVFTKSGEVDAVASRLGEMEGVEVYEAFPREGKIIVLMEGENTQKEVKKFKEIHNVPGVLSVTMAYHHFEDEAEKRAAGSANEKLENLVP, from the coding sequence ATGAATATTTCCGGTGTCATTGTATTTACGAAATCGGGGGAAGTCGATGCAGTTGCTTCCAGGCTTGGTGAGATGGAAGGCGTAGAAGTTTATGAAGCCTTTCCAAGGGAAGGTAAAATTATCGTCCTAATGGAAGGTGAAAACACACAAAAGGAGGTGAAAAAGTTCAAGGAAATTCATAATGTGCCGGGCGTTCTCTCCGTTACCATGGCCTATCATCATTTTGAAGATGAGGCTGAAAAGAGAGCGGCGGGCAGCGCCAACGAGAAGTTGGAAAATT